A section of the Clostridium sp. TW13 genome encodes:
- a CDS encoding aminotransferase class I/II-fold pyridoxal phosphate-dependent enzyme, which produces MLDITKELLLTKYNINKEVFDLSEKALNDVEAQFKIYDSIREYNQYKVLDAFQKERISDSHFTNSSGYGYGDIGRDSLDLVYARVLGAEAALVRPHFVNGTHAIGTALFGNLRPNDTLLAISGKPYDTLHNIIGIDTDEKIGSLKEYGVKYKQIDLTPEFKFDLEKIKAELLGDSTIRVVHIQRSTGYGWRNSFTVDQLGEIISYVKSIRNDVLVFVDNCYGEFIDTKEPTEVGADLIAGSLIKNIGGGIAPTGGYIAGKKEYVEQAAYRLTVPGIGGECGSTFGVMRQLFQGLFLAPHVAMEAVKGAVYCARLMELAGFEVLPKYTDKRSDIIQAIKFNDPDKLIQFCKGIQKGSPIDSFVECEPWDMPGYKDQVIMAAGAFIQGSSIELSADAPIRAPYIAYLQGGLTFDHAKIGVLIALSNVLKTK; this is translated from the coding sequence ATGTTAGATATAACTAAAGAGCTTTTATTAACAAAGTATAATATAAATAAAGAAGTTTTTGACTTAAGTGAGAAAGCTTTAAATGATGTAGAAGCTCAGTTTAAAATTTATGATAGTATAAGAGAATATAATCAATACAAGGTTCTAGATGCTTTTCAAAAGGAAAGAATCAGCGACAGTCATTTCACTAATTCAAGTGGATATGGTTACGGAGATATAGGAAGAGATTCTTTAGATTTAGTATATGCTAGAGTTTTAGGCGCAGAAGCAGCCTTGGTTAGACCTCATTTTGTAAATGGTACTCATGCTATAGGTACAGCTTTATTCGGAAACTTAAGACCAAACGATACCTTACTTGCCATTTCAGGAAAGCCTTATGATACTTTGCATAACATCATAGGTATTGATACCGATGAAAAGATAGGATCATTAAAAGAATATGGAGTTAAATATAAGCAAATTGATCTTACACCAGAATTCAAATTCGATTTAGAAAAAATCAAAGCTGAATTGCTTGGAGACTCAACAATAAGAGTTGTTCACATTCAAAGATCTACAGGCTACGGTTGGAGAAATTCTTTTACAGTAGATCAATTAGGAGAAATTATCTCTTATGTTAAATCAATCAGAAATGATGTATTAGTATTTGTTGATAACTGTTATGGTGAATTTATAGATACAAAGGAACCAACAGAAGTAGGAGCAGATTTAATCGCTGGTTCACTTATAAAGAACATAGGTGGAGGTATCGCTCCAACAGGTGGATACATAGCTGGTAAGAAGGAATATGTTGAACAAGCTGCCTATAGATTAACTGTACCTGGAATAGGAGGAGAGTGTGGCTCAACTTTCGGAGTTATGAGACAATTATTCCAAGGACTATTCCTTGCACCTCACGTAGCTATGGAAGCTGTTAAAGGAGCAGTTTACTGCGCTAGACTTATGGAACTTGCAGGCTTTGAAGTATTACCAAAGTACACTGACAAGAGAAGTGATATAATTCAAGCAATCAAATTCAACGATCCAGATAAGTTAATTCAATTCTGCAAGGGAATTCAAAAGGGATCTCCAATAGACTCATTTGTAGAATGCGAACCTTGGGATATGCCAGGATATAAGGATCAAGTTATAATGGCTGCAGGAGCCTTTATTCAAGGATCTTCAATTGAATTATCTGCAGATGCACCAATAAGAGCACCATACATCGCATACTTGCAAGGTGGATTAACCTTTGATCATGCTAAGATAGGCGTATTAATCGCTTTATCTAACGTTTTAAAGACTA